Proteins from one Oscillatoria nigro-viridis PCC 7112 genomic window:
- a CDS encoding NADH-quinone oxidoreductase subunit M encodes MLSALLWLPALGAAVVGFLPGNINGMRLRSIASAFASAIFLLNIWLLTQFDTANSGLQFQEYLPWIPQLGLSYNLGIDGLSLPLLVLSALLTLLVIYGTGEKMERPQLYYALILLINAGIAGALMSQNLLLFVLFYEVELIPFYLLIAIWGGKQREYAAMKFLIYTAVSGLLVLAGFLGVAWLSGSLNFDYTAITTQELPLNTQLILLTIVLIGLGIKIPLVPLHTWLPDAYVEASPATAILLGGILAKLGTYGLVRFCLQLFPETWSIVAPGLAIIGTVSVMYGALSAIAQKDIKRMVAYSSIGHMGYILVACAAGTKLALIGAVGQMVSHGLILALLFYLVGIIETKVGTRDLDVLNGLMNPMRGLPTASSLLVLGGMASAGIPGLVGFIAEFLVFQGSFSIFPIPTLVCILASGLTAVYFVILLNRTCFGKLDNATAYYPPVTFAENMPALVLAGVIFVLGIQPAWLLKWSESTTNAIVATLPADRNTQVAKIAILGKLGS; translated from the coding sequence ATGCTTAGTGCCTTGCTCTGGTTGCCCGCGTTGGGCGCTGCGGTAGTCGGATTCCTGCCCGGAAATATCAATGGGATGCGTCTGCGTTCAATAGCCTCGGCTTTTGCTTCTGCTATTTTCCTGTTGAATATCTGGCTGCTGACTCAATTCGATACAGCCAATTCGGGACTGCAATTTCAAGAATATTTGCCTTGGATTCCACAATTAGGTTTGAGCTACAATTTGGGCATAGACGGCTTGTCCTTGCCGCTGCTGGTTTTAAGTGCTTTGCTGACGCTATTAGTTATTTACGGCACTGGCGAAAAGATGGAGCGCCCCCAGCTTTACTACGCTTTGATTTTGCTAATCAATGCTGGTATTGCCGGAGCTTTGATGTCTCAAAATTTGCTGCTGTTTGTACTGTTTTACGAAGTAGAATTAATTCCTTTTTACCTGTTGATTGCGATTTGGGGCGGAAAGCAGCGGGAATACGCTGCCATGAAGTTTTTGATTTACACGGCAGTTTCGGGACTTTTAGTTTTAGCGGGATTTTTGGGTGTTGCTTGGCTGAGTGGGTCTTTAAATTTCGATTACACTGCGATTACCACTCAAGAATTGCCCTTGAACACGCAATTGATCCTGCTAACAATTGTACTAATTGGGTTGGGAATTAAAATTCCTTTAGTGCCGCTCCACACTTGGCTGCCGGATGCTTACGTCGAAGCTTCGCCAGCAACAGCAATTCTGCTGGGAGGGATTTTGGCGAAGTTGGGAACTTACGGTTTAGTGCGGTTCTGCTTGCAGTTGTTTCCCGAAACTTGGTCAATTGTAGCTCCGGGTTTGGCGATTATCGGGACTGTGAGCGTGATGTACGGTGCTTTGAGCGCGATCGCCCAAAAAGACATCAAGCGCATGGTAGCCTATAGTTCGATCGGGCATATGGGCTACATCCTCGTTGCCTGCGCTGCGGGTACGAAGCTGGCATTAATCGGCGCTGTCGGGCAAATGGTAAGCCACGGCTTGATTTTAGCTTTGCTGTTTTATTTGGTAGGCATCATCGAAACCAAAGTTGGCACGCGGGATTTGGACGTACTCAACGGTTTGATGAACCCGATGCGGGGTTTACCCACTGCCAGTTCCCTGTTAGTTTTGGGCGGCATGGCAAGCGCCGGAATTCCCGGTTTGGTTGGTTTTATTGCCGAATTTTTAGTGTTTCAAGGCAGTTTTTCAATCTTTCCAATTCCAACTTTAGTCTGCATTTTAGCTTCGGGTTTAACAGCAGTTTACTTTGTGATTCTGCTCAACCGCACCTGTTTTGGGAAGTTGGACAATGCCACGGCTTACTACCCTCCAGTTACCTTTGCTGAAAATATGCCGGCGCTGGTTTTGGCGGGCGTCATATTTGTGTTGGGAATTCAACCTGCTTGGCTGCTAAAATGGAGCGAATCTACTACAAATGCGATCGTTGCTACTCTGCCGGCTGACAGAAATACCCAAGTTGCTAAAATAGCTATACTTGGAAAACTCGGATCTTGA
- a CDS encoding CO2 hydration protein produces MVQTPTRSATKLPPSKHEFAEVIHRLEAGGAMIPDTPENLMQIIAIWKAYAVPMDFYWRDLLYIAERVFLHPLPFFKYFLPQEYLDLQNHYAGDGADLRIWRGTGSVHPELLEFMEKGETGKLPRFLHHLWHDRINMEFAEECMRSMLWHRGLYVPTNQFDPYLDSDEYKANADRAIKAYFKKDPFMLALHKAFPEMFLEQCRQMSYYSNLGLFWEVMAPVFFEVSDLYDEGKVTTVPQAMDFIVNGIFAIAGRPIYHHVYIDGEKYEIIPKSKGFTWLYEAALPYVEAVFYRTSPFRGTKSYNAQAKEVPEDQKDFHYGVLYADKFPVGTAGIPPTLLAQDMLHFLPPYLMDFYKQRCRGEDDILNQIGVTFQRSMYCVTSAVIQALRTALLYPLDDPNPKHLKANRAFFEAQLDRFCRPEYGMKYAAKLKNIQTSDYR; encoded by the coding sequence ATGGTACAAACTCCTACGAGATCGGCAACTAAACTACCTCCTTCCAAACACGAATTTGCCGAAGTAATTCACAGGCTAGAAGCTGGCGGTGCGATGATTCCAGATACGCCGGAAAATCTGATGCAAATCATAGCTATCTGGAAAGCTTACGCGGTGCCGATGGATTTCTACTGGCGGGATTTGCTTTACATCGCCGAACGGGTATTTTTACACCCGCTTCCCTTCTTTAAATACTTTTTGCCCCAGGAGTATTTAGACTTGCAAAATCACTATGCAGGCGACGGTGCAGATTTGCGGATCTGGCGCGGGACGGGAAGTGTTCACCCGGAACTTTTGGAGTTCATGGAAAAGGGAGAAACTGGTAAACTCCCTCGATTTCTGCACCATTTGTGGCACGATCGCATTAACATGGAATTTGCCGAAGAGTGCATGAGGTCAATGCTTTGGCACCGGGGCTTGTACGTGCCGACCAATCAATTCGATCCTTATTTGGACAGTGACGAATATAAGGCTAATGCCGATCGGGCAATTAAAGCTTACTTCAAAAAAGACCCGTTCATGCTGGCACTGCACAAAGCATTTCCAGAAATGTTTTTAGAACAGTGCCGCCAAATGTCTTATTACAGCAATCTCGGTTTATTCTGGGAAGTCATGGCGCCGGTGTTTTTTGAGGTTTCCGACTTGTACGACGAAGGGAAAGTTACCACAGTCCCGCAGGCGATGGATTTCATAGTAAATGGCATATTTGCGATCGCCGGTCGTCCGATTTACCACCACGTTTACATCGACGGCGAGAAGTACGAAATCATCCCCAAATCTAAGGGTTTTACTTGGCTTTACGAAGCAGCGTTACCTTACGTGGAAGCTGTATTTTACCGCACTTCACCTTTCCGAGGCACCAAATCTTACAACGCTCAAGCTAAGGAAGTTCCTGAGGATCAAAAAGACTTCCACTACGGAGTGCTTTATGCAGACAAATTCCCTGTAGGTACGGCGGGGATTCCGCCGACTTTGCTAGCACAAGATATGCTGCATTTCCTGCCACCTTATTTGATGGATTTCTACAAACAGCGCTGTCGGGGCGAAGATGATATCCTCAATCAAATTGGCGTGACATTTCAGCGATCGATGTACTGCGTAACTTCGGCGGTAATTCAAGCTTTGCGGACTGCTCTTTTGTATCCTTTAGACGACCCGAATCCGAAGCATTTGAAGGCAAATCGGGCTTTCTTTGAGGCTCAGCTCGATCGCTTCTGTCGCCCGGAATACGGCATGAAATATGCGGCGAAGCTCAAGAATATTCAGACTTCGGATTACAGGTAA
- a CDS encoding helix-turn-helix domain-containing protein has translation MSKGLVRLRIREFADQNGWTLKEVSDRSGVGYSTIRNYAQCQGMTTVNFTYLHRLARIFDIMIEDLVEILEE, from the coding sequence ATGAGCAAAGGCTTGGTGAGGTTGCGGATTCGGGAGTTTGCAGACCAGAACGGCTGGACACTTAAGGAAGTTTCAGATCGATCGGGTGTTGGTTACAGCACCATTAGAAACTACGCCCAATGTCAAGGTATGACAACCGTTAATTTTACCTACTTGCACAGGCTGGCTCGCATTTTCGATATTATGATTGAGGATTTGGTGGAGATTTTAGAGGAGTAG
- a CDS encoding RNA-guided endonuclease InsQ/TnpB family protein, translated as MLVFELKASGKKQQFDAVDEAIRTVQFIRNKALRFWMENEKVDKYALNKYSAVLAKEFPFCDELNSMARQSSSERAWSAISRFYDNCKKKVPGKKGFPQFQKHNRSVEYKTTGWRLADDRKSITFTDKQGIGKLKLKGTRDLHFSQRSQIKRVRLVRRADGYYVQFCIQVDRSEKIEITGNTIGLDVGLKEFYTDSNGVAVDNPRFLRKGERRLKKSQKRVSKRVKGSQNRKKARAILGKRHLKISRQRKDFAVKLARCVIQSNDCVVYEDLRIKNMVKNHCLAKSINDASWYMFRIWLEYFGKVFGRITIAVPANGTSQECSSCGTIVKKSLSTRTHACRCGCVLDRDWNAAKNILSRGLSTAGHVGTWILDPNACGELTATDVEVILHRQVDSANQESPRL; from the coding sequence ATGTTAGTTTTTGAGTTGAAAGCATCGGGTAAAAAGCAGCAATTTGACGCTGTAGACGAAGCAATTAGAACGGTGCAGTTCATCCGAAACAAAGCACTGCGGTTTTGGATGGAAAACGAAAAAGTTGATAAATACGCATTGAACAAGTATAGCGCTGTTTTAGCTAAGGAATTTCCGTTTTGCGACGAATTGAACAGCATGGCTCGACAATCTAGCTCAGAAAGAGCGTGGTCGGCGATTTCACGATTTTACGACAACTGTAAAAAGAAAGTCCCAGGAAAAAAAGGATTCCCGCAATTCCAGAAACACAACCGCTCCGTCGAGTACAAGACTACGGGCTGGCGTCTGGCAGACGACAGAAAATCCATTACTTTTACCGACAAGCAAGGAATCGGAAAGCTCAAGTTAAAAGGAACGCGCGACTTACATTTCTCTCAGCGCAGTCAAATCAAACGAGTACGTTTGGTGAGACGGGCAGACGGATATTATGTCCAGTTTTGCATTCAAGTTGACCGTTCTGAAAAGATTGAAATCACGGGTAACACCATCGGGTTAGATGTAGGACTTAAAGAGTTTTACACTGACTCAAATGGCGTTGCAGTTGATAACCCGCGTTTCCTCCGCAAGGGAGAACGCAGGTTGAAGAAATCCCAAAAACGAGTTTCAAAACGAGTCAAGGGTTCACAAAACAGAAAAAAAGCTAGAGCGATTCTAGGGAAGCGCCACCTCAAAATAAGCAGACAGCGTAAAGATTTTGCCGTGAAGTTGGCAAGATGCGTCATCCAGTCTAACGACTGCGTAGTCTACGAAGACTTGAGGATCAAAAATATGGTGAAGAATCACTGTCTGGCAAAATCGATTAACGACGCTTCTTGGTATATGTTCCGAATTTGGCTGGAATATTTTGGCAAAGTATTCGGAAGAATTACGATTGCCGTACCAGCTAACGGAACAAGTCAAGAATGCTCTAGTTGCGGAACAATTGTTAAGAAAAGTCTCTCAACGCGAACCCACGCTTGTCGGTGTGGATGCGTATTAGATCGTGACTGGAACGCAGCTAAAAATATCCTGAGTCGGGGATTGAGTACGGCGGGGCACGTCGGAACTTGGATCTTAGATCCGAACGCTTGTGGAGAATTGACCGCTACCGATGTTGAAGTAATTCTGCACCGGCAAGTTGATTCTGCGAATCAAGAATCTCCTCGGCTTTAG
- a CDS encoding helix-turn-helix domain-containing protein: MGLVRIKVRELAAEKGWTFKEVSERSGVMYNTVKHYARCPGLTTVDFTLLLKLARTFDVMIEDLVEVLEE; this comes from the coding sequence ATGGGTTTAGTAAGAATTAAAGTCAGAGAACTAGCCGCCGAGAAAGGTTGGACATTCAAGGAAGTTTCAGAACGTTCTGGGGTAATGTACAACACTGTCAAGCATTATGCCCGCTGTCCAGGGCTGACAACGGTTGACTTTACTTTGCTGCTGAAATTAGCTCGGACTTTTGATGTGATGATTGAGGATTTGGTTGAGGTTTTGGAGGAATAG
- a CDS encoding helix-turn-helix domain-containing protein, whose amino-acid sequence MGLVRVKVRELAAERGWTFKEVAERSGVIYSTITSYARRSEISMVDFTALYKLARAFDVMIEDLVEIIEE is encoded by the coding sequence ATGGGTTTAGTCAGAGTTAAAGTGCGAGAGTTAGCGGCCGAGAGGGGCTGGACATTCAAGGAGGTGGCTGAGCGATCGGGCGTGATCTACAGCACCATAACCAGCTATGCTCGTCGTTCAGAAATATCAATGGTTGACTTTACCGCCCTGTACAAGTTAGCGCGGGCGTTTGATGTGATGATTGAGGACTTGGTGGAGATTATTGAGGAGTAG
- a CDS encoding group I truncated hemoglobin: MGYNAIAAVIDDSATFIFADPVIGKYFIGLSTNSQQRLRQLLVDQFCQAAGGPCVYTGRTMKLSHSGMDGGLTNNEFNAFANDVSQALDKNRVNPPEKAEVLAFVNSLRSKIVEK, translated from the coding sequence GTGGGCTACAACGCGATCGCAGCCGTAATTGATGATTCAGCAACTTTCATATTCGCTGACCCAGTAATTGGTAAATACTTTATTGGCTTGAGCACAAACTCACAACAGAGGCTGCGTCAGTTGTTAGTGGATCAATTCTGCCAAGCTGCAGGGGGGCCTTGTGTTTATACAGGGCGGACTATGAAGCTTTCCCATAGTGGAATGGATGGAGGTCTCACGAACAATGAATTTAACGCTTTTGCTAATGATGTGTCCCAAGCTCTCGATAAAAATAGGGTCAATCCACCAGAGAAAGCCGAAGTCCTGGCATTTGTTAATAGTCTCAGAAGCAAGATTGTCGAAAAGTAA
- a CDS encoding IS1634 family transposase produces MHQATELAVSNLDHLGLIAGLVDEIEIVQKINELVGEQPGEIVSPGLAVKAMIINGLGLVSAPLYLFPKFFEGKALEHLMGEGIQASHLNEYRLGRVLDKLYLAGSSQIFTTIAASAAQKFELDTETSHLDSTSFHLHGKYESELPSVSVIEPETALDSEDSEDSESTKPVSSAVPIKITYGYSRDRRPDLKQFILDLICSSDGDVPLFLRVGSGNESDRAIFASICQEFKQQLNLDSLMVADSALYSAPNLEMLTNLRWLTRVPLSIKQAQQLVSQLNEAEFTPSSVSGYSWSEHKSNYGGIEQRWLVVESSLRRDSDRQKLEKKLKKAQAEAENKLQELSKIEFACAADAAAAAHRLSKQLKFYNITQVSSKEITVKTNTNDPNAREKSSSKQRFKVQAKLEPDTGAIAKETKACGRFILATNVLETQQLEPDDMIVKYKEQQSAERGFGFLKDPLFFTDSVFLKSPERIEALALVMGLCLLVYTLGQRLLRHSLQRTNSQLKNQLGKQTNRPTLRWICQIFQSIHLVSLQGIQQISNLTAERMAILNLLPLSCKSYYLLI; encoded by the coding sequence GTGCATCAAGCAACTGAACTCGCCGTCTCTAACCTCGACCATCTTGGTTTAATAGCAGGTCTAGTTGATGAAATAGAAATTGTCCAAAAAATCAATGAGTTAGTAGGGGAACAACCGGGTGAGATTGTCAGTCCAGGTCTAGCAGTCAAAGCAATGATTATCAATGGGTTAGGGCTTGTTTCCGCTCCATTATACTTATTTCCCAAATTTTTTGAAGGCAAAGCGCTCGAACATTTAATGGGTGAAGGTATTCAAGCATCACACCTGAATGAATACCGTTTAGGTAGAGTATTAGACAAGCTATATTTAGCAGGCAGCAGCCAAATATTTACAACTATTGCCGCTTCAGCAGCTCAAAAATTTGAGCTCGATACAGAGACATCCCATTTAGATTCAACTTCCTTTCACCTGCATGGCAAATACGAATCCGAGCTACCATCTGTATCTGTTATCGAGCCAGAAACGGCGCTAGATAGCGAAGATAGCGAAGATAGCGAGTCAACTAAACCCGTGTCATCTGCCGTGCCAATTAAGATTACCTACGGCTACTCCCGCGATCGCAGACCCGACTTAAAACAATTCATTTTAGATTTAATTTGTAGTAGCGATGGAGATGTACCGCTATTTTTACGGGTGGGTTCGGGAAATGAATCAGATCGAGCCATATTCGCATCAATTTGTCAGGAGTTTAAACAACAGTTAAACCTTGACAGTTTAATGGTTGCAGATAGTGCATTATATTCAGCTCCTAACTTAGAAATGTTAACCAATTTAAGATGGTTAACCCGCGTACCGTTGAGTATCAAGCAAGCGCAGCAACTGGTATCTCAGTTAAATGAAGCAGAATTTACCCCCAGTTCTGTGAGTGGATATAGCTGGTCAGAACACAAAAGTAATTATGGTGGAATTGAACAAAGATGGCTAGTAGTAGAGAGCAGTTTGCGACGCGATTCAGACCGACAAAAACTCGAAAAAAAACTCAAAAAAGCCCAGGCTGAAGCTGAGAATAAACTGCAAGAACTCTCAAAAATTGAATTTGCTTGTGCCGCCGACGCTGCCGCCGCAGCTCATCGCTTATCCAAACAACTAAAATTTTACAATATCACCCAAGTTAGTAGCAAAGAAATTACAGTAAAGACTAATACTAACGATCCAAATGCTCGCGAGAAATCCAGCTCGAAACAGAGATTTAAAGTTCAAGCAAAACTGGAACCAGATACAGGTGCGATCGCCAAAGAAACCAAAGCCTGTGGCAGGTTTATTCTCGCCACTAATGTGCTGGAAACTCAGCAATTAGAGCCTGACGATATGATTGTGAAATACAAAGAACAGCAGTCAGCAGAAAGAGGGTTTGGGTTCTTGAAAGATCCGCTGTTTTTTACGGACAGTGTATTTCTCAAGTCGCCGGAAAGAATCGAAGCTTTGGCATTGGTAATGGGTTTGTGTTTGTTAGTCTATACTTTAGGTCAAAGGTTACTGCGTCACAGTTTGCAACGCACTAATTCCCAATTGAAAAATCAGTTGGGCAAACAAACTAATCGACCGACGCTCCGTTGGATTTGCCAGATATTTCAATCAATTCATCTGGTGAGCCTACAAGGGATTCAACAAATTTCTAATTTAACAGCCGAGCGAATGGCTATATTGAACTTGCTGCCGCTCTCCTGTAAGTCTTATTATTTATTAATCTGA
- a CDS encoding DUF1877 family protein produces MGITSQLKEISLATFERLKKEPALVEAFLSAKWLPESTFWATATHWPAASAELIKRNCETAFFRIPSLREQFVSEWETPDLDLNKNFQQLTFLLAGYIPGYIFDRATIPEIKANTYLMAKAKGEDFFPFLVIDNSRWDGLPLVNAIGAGAEIGYSTGSGAVRYLLPDEITRILNGLVALGEQGFQSRYLREADRDEPISWIDWAEEEILEWLTDYYNEMLNYYQKVSADRNAMLLYLS; encoded by the coding sequence ATGGGAATTACAAGTCAGCTTAAAGAAATATCGTTAGCGACGTTTGAGAGGCTGAAAAAAGAGCCAGCCCTCGTTGAGGCTTTTCTTAGCGCAAAGTGGTTGCCTGAATCCACTTTTTGGGCAACGGCAACCCATTGGCCTGCTGCATCTGCCGAACTGATAAAGCGAAATTGTGAGACAGCATTTTTCAGAATACCTTCCCTGCGAGAACAGTTCGTTTCTGAGTGGGAAACACCAGACCTAGACTTGAACAAAAACTTTCAACAACTTACATTCTTATTAGCTGGATACATCCCAGGCTACATTTTCGATCGAGCAACTATTCCAGAGATCAAAGCAAACACATATCTTATGGCAAAAGCCAAAGGGGAAGATTTTTTCCCTTTTCTGGTAATTGACAATTCGAGATGGGATGGTTTGCCTTTGGTGAATGCTATCGGTGCTGGTGCAGAGATTGGTTACAGTACGGGATCTGGAGCGGTGCGGTATCTTCTGCCCGATGAAATTACACGGATATTGAACGGTTTGGTCGCGCTGGGAGAACAAGGGTTTCAAAGTCGCTATCTTCGAGAAGCCGATCGAGATGAACCGATCTCGTGGATTGATTGGGCAGAAGAAGAAATCTTGGAGTGGTTGACCGACTACTACAATGAAATGTTGAATTACTATCAAAAAGTTTCCGCCGATCGAAATGCTATGTTACTTTACTTGAGCTAG
- the psaB gene encoding photosystem I core protein PsaB: MATKFPKFSQDLAQDPTTRRIWYGIATAHDFESHDGMTEENLYQKIFASHFGHLAIIFLWTSGSLFHVAWQGNFEQWIKDPLNVRPIAHAIWDPQFGAPAVEAFTQGGASNPVDISYSGVYHWWFTQGIRTNADLYQGAIFLLLLAAVFLFAGWLHLQPKYRPSLSWFKNAESRLNHHLAGLFGVSSLAWTGHMVHVAIPESRGQHVGWDNFLSTPPHPAGLAPFFTGNWGVYAENPDAASHVFGTSEGAGTAILTFLGGFHPQTESLWLTDIAHHHLAIAVLFIVAGHMYRTNFGIGHSIKEMCDAKDFFGKKVEGPFNMPHQGIYETYNNSLHFQLGWHLAALGVITSLVAQHMYAMPPYAFIAQDHTTMAALYTHHQYIAGFIMVGAFAHGAIFLVRDYDPEANKGNVLDRVLQHKEAIISHLSWVSLFLGFHTLGLYVHNDVVVAFGTPEKQILIEPVFAQFIQAAHGKALYGMDVLLSNPDSIASTAWPNYGNVWLPGWLDAINSGTNSLFLAIGPGDFLVHHAIALGLHTTTLILVKGALDARGSKLMPDKKDFGYAFPCDGPGRGGTCDISAWDAMYLSVFWMLNTLAWVTFYWHWKHLGIWQGNVAQFNESSTYLMGWFRDYLWLYSSQLINGYNPYGTNNLSVWAWMFLFGHLVWATGFMFLISWRGYWQELIETLVWAHERTPLANLVRWKDKPVALSIVQGRLVGLVHFSVGNVLTYAAFVIASTAGKFG, from the coding sequence ATGGCAACGAAATTTCCAAAATTTAGCCAAGACCTTGCCCAAGACCCGACCACACGGCGGATCTGGTACGGGATTGCCACAGCACACGACTTTGAAAGCCACGATGGCATGACCGAAGAAAATCTTTACCAAAAGATTTTTGCTTCTCACTTCGGCCACCTAGCAATCATTTTCTTGTGGACTTCGGGCAGCCTGTTCCACGTAGCATGGCAAGGTAACTTTGAACAGTGGATTAAAGACCCCCTAAACGTCCGCCCGATCGCTCACGCGATTTGGGACCCGCAATTCGGCGCTCCTGCTGTAGAAGCTTTCACTCAAGGGGGCGCTTCTAACCCGGTGGATATCTCTTACTCCGGTGTCTACCATTGGTGGTTCACCCAAGGGATTCGGACAAACGCCGACCTGTATCAAGGAGCTATCTTCTTGCTACTACTGGCGGCTGTCTTCCTGTTCGCAGGTTGGTTGCACCTCCAGCCCAAGTACCGCCCCAGCTTGTCTTGGTTCAAAAATGCTGAATCTCGCCTCAACCACCACTTGGCTGGTTTGTTCGGTGTCAGCTCTTTGGCTTGGACTGGTCACATGGTTCACGTTGCTATCCCCGAATCTCGCGGACAGCACGTAGGTTGGGACAACTTCTTGTCTACGCCGCCTCACCCGGCCGGTTTGGCTCCTTTCTTCACTGGTAACTGGGGCGTATACGCCGAGAATCCAGATGCAGCGAGCCATGTCTTCGGTACTTCCGAAGGCGCTGGAACCGCAATTCTGACTTTCTTGGGTGGCTTCCACCCTCAAACAGAATCCCTGTGGCTGACAGACATCGCTCACCACCACTTGGCGATCGCAGTTCTGTTTATCGTTGCCGGTCATATGTACCGGACTAACTTCGGTATCGGTCACAGCATCAAAGAAATGTGCGATGCTAAAGACTTCTTTGGCAAGAAGGTTGAAGGCCCCTTCAATATGCCTCACCAAGGCATTTACGAGACCTACAACAACTCGCTGCACTTCCAATTGGGCTGGCACCTCGCCGCTTTGGGCGTAATCACCTCCCTGGTAGCGCAGCATATGTACGCGATGCCTCCCTACGCTTTCATAGCGCAGGATCACACAACGATGGCTGCGTTGTACACGCACCACCAGTACATCGCTGGATTCATCATGGTCGGCGCTTTCGCCCACGGAGCTATCTTCTTGGTGCGGGACTACGATCCTGAAGCAAATAAAGGCAACGTGCTAGATCGCGTGTTGCAGCACAAAGAAGCGATTATCTCTCACTTGAGCTGGGTGTCGCTGTTCTTGGGCTTCCACACTCTCGGCTTGTACGTTCACAATGACGTTGTAGTCGCTTTCGGAACTCCTGAAAAGCAAATCTTGATTGAACCAGTGTTCGCACAGTTCATCCAAGCTGCTCACGGGAAGGCTCTCTACGGCATGGACGTGCTGTTGTCGAACCCTGACAGCATTGCTTCTACCGCTTGGCCGAACTACGGTAACGTATGGCTCCCAGGCTGGTTGGACGCGATTAACAGCGGTACTAACTCTCTGTTCTTGGCGATCGGACCTGGCGATTTCTTGGTTCACCACGCGATCGCACTAGGCTTGCACACCACCACCTTGATCTTGGTCAAGGGCGCTCTGGATGCACGCGGTTCTAAGCTGATGCCGGACAAAAAAGACTTCGGTTATGCTTTCCCTTGCGACGGCCCCGGCCGTGGCGGTACTTGCGACATCTCTGCTTGGGACGCGATGTACCTGTCTGTCTTCTGGATGCTGAACACCCTAGCTTGGGTAACGTTCTACTGGCACTGGAAGCACCTGGGCATCTGGCAAGGTAACGTGGCTCAGTTCAATGAGTCTTCTACCTACCTGATGGGCTGGTTCCGCGATTACCTCTGGCTGTATTCTTCTCAGTTGATCAACGGTTACAACCCGTATGGTACTAACAACTTGTCAGTCTGGGCTTGGATGTTCTTATTCGGACACCTTGTTTGGGCAACTGGTTTCATGTTCCTGATCTCTTGGAGAGGTTACTGGCAAGAGTTGATCGAGACTTTGGTTTGGGCTCACGAGCGCACTCCTTTGGCTAACTTGGTTCGCTGGAAAGACAAGCCTGTTGCTTTGTCGATCGTCCAAGGTCGTTTGGTTGGCTTAGTTCACTTCTCGGTGGGCAACGTCCTCACTTACGCGGCCTTTGTAATTGCCTCGACGGCTGGGAAATTCGGGTAA